A single Desulfovulcanus ferrireducens DNA region contains:
- a CDS encoding AAA family ATPase, which translates to MNPYISTMNYRHPFHNAPDPYLFFPSKEHQAALNLLLKFLRAKKGLFLLMGKIGTGKTTLCRYIQANYAQEFVIGLIGNPFLTPKQFEQKVLQEFNLTASSNNDFLSLLHNTLLKLHNDQKNPVLFLDEGHLLSPELFEFILILSNLQADNVHLLQIVIAGQPELENTLRQPRFASLYQRIGGRIFLSGLSARDTRNYIQYRLTKSGLDDKIQISSRTSRKIWLWTKGIPRLVNKVCDLCLDYLYSHKQQKITSFTLKKAVLQNENSTFYPRPLTGRIFLITFLTVAFISLTFPEQISKKTLNGLKEQLTQNTIGSNLDNYRFKNKLQTSQRLNIAVMDDNNSTQIKLITALNSLSQEIKQLKTVYHNQTKTEIKHEKNMPPGQKAQNNNISRTQNFIFQTKVATDLNLNAIVWDNEPEQRCAVINEKILRQGEEVSGYRLISIEKNYVRLVKDGLTYTLKIKSELK; encoded by the coding sequence ATGAATCCTTATATTTCAACCATGAACTATCGACATCCATTCCATAATGCTCCTGACCCATACTTATTCTTTCCATCTAAAGAACACCAGGCAGCACTGAACCTATTACTTAAATTTCTTAGAGCAAAAAAAGGTCTTTTTTTATTAATGGGAAAAATAGGCACAGGGAAAACAACTTTGTGCCGATATATTCAAGCAAATTATGCTCAGGAGTTTGTAATCGGTTTAATAGGAAATCCTTTTTTAACCCCAAAACAGTTTGAACAAAAAGTGCTTCAGGAATTTAACCTGACTGCTTCCAGCAATAATGATTTTTTGAGTTTACTACATAATACCCTTCTGAAATTACATAATGACCAAAAAAACCCTGTTCTTTTCTTGGATGAGGGCCATCTTTTAAGCCCTGAACTATTTGAATTTATCCTTATTCTATCTAATCTTCAGGCCGACAATGTCCACCTTTTACAAATCGTGATTGCAGGCCAACCAGAGTTGGAAAACACTCTCAGGCAACCTCGTTTTGCTTCCCTGTATCAACGCATTGGTGGACGGATATTTTTATCCGGTTTAAGTGCCAGGGATACTCGAAACTACATCCAATATCGGCTGACTAAATCCGGGCTAGATGACAAGATTCAAATTTCTTCCCGCACGTCTAGAAAAATCTGGCTCTGGACCAAAGGAATTCCTCGCCTGGTAAACAAAGTTTGCGACCTTTGTCTTGACTATCTTTATAGCCACAAACAACAAAAAATTACCTCGTTCACTTTAAAAAAGGCTGTACTGCAAAATGAAAACTCGACATTTTACCCTCGCCCTCTTACAGGGAGAATTTTCTTAATCACTTTTTTAACTGTTGCTTTTATCTCTTTGACTTTTCCAGAACAAATTTCTAAAAAAACGTTAAATGGACTTAAAGAACAACTTACTCAAAATACTATTGGTTCAAATCTTGATAATTACCGATTCAAAAACAAACTGCAGACAAGCCAACGCCTAAATATTGCAGTTATGGATGACAATAATTCAACACAAATCAAATTGATCACTGCCTTGAATTCATTGAGCCAAGAAATTAAACAGTTAAAAACAGTTTACCATAATCAAACCAAGACAGAGATTAAGCACGAAAAAAATATGCCACCTGGACAGAAAGCACAAAACAATAACATCTCCAGGACACAAAATTTTATCTTTCAAACCAAAGTAGCCACGGATCTTAATTTAAACGCTATAGTCTGGGATAATGAACCTGAACAACGATGTGCTGTAATAAATGAAAAAATACTCCGCCAAGGAGAAGAGGTATCAGGGTATAGGTTAATATCTATTGAAAAGAACTATGTCCGGCTTGTTAAAGATGGTTTAACTTATACACTGAAGATAAAAAGTGAATTAAAATGA
- the gspK gene encoding type II secretion system minor pseudopilin GspK produces the protein MGIRKKLEQKNGSVLILTLLIITILVTIVLETQSKNRVYLTSTIYMARKERCRALARSGLALAKALLTYDRAQDNESDHPGEIWAHPDEQDGLDLPAPERGQILLQIADEQAKFSINYLIDSRGRWREEYRQAFFNLLIGPAFHLDPEKAQNIIIAIKDWLDSDELPESEAGFEQDYYDQNKKKIRVRNGPIQTLSELRHIAGISDSLYFGDSGRPGLKELLTIFSDGKVNINTAPQYILASLIKQGDTGVPAEDALDFAQEMIEYRQDRMHFDKLSSSGWYNNLPGALGIHFYSFITIKSRYFSVLSTGKLGQTEVKVRAILKLKTQQNKKKIKFIPLFVEYS, from the coding sequence TTGGGAATTAGAAAAAAACTCGAGCAAAAAAACGGCAGTGTCCTAATCCTGACCTTATTGATTATTACCATTTTAGTGACCATCGTCCTGGAAACACAGAGCAAAAATCGAGTTTATTTAACATCAACAATCTATATGGCCAGAAAGGAAAGGTGTCGTGCTCTTGCCCGTTCAGGCCTTGCTCTGGCAAAGGCATTACTTACTTATGATCGAGCACAAGATAATGAGTCTGATCACCCGGGTGAAATATGGGCTCATCCTGATGAGCAGGATGGGTTAGACTTGCCAGCGCCGGAAAGAGGACAAATACTTTTACAAATAGCTGATGAACAGGCCAAGTTCTCCATAAATTATCTAATTGATTCACGTGGAAGATGGCGAGAAGAATATCGCCAAGCTTTTTTCAACCTCTTGATCGGCCCGGCCTTTCACCTGGACCCTGAAAAAGCGCAAAATATAATCATCGCCATCAAAGACTGGTTAGACAGCGATGAGTTGCCAGAATCAGAAGCCGGGTTTGAACAGGATTACTATGACCAAAATAAAAAAAAAATCCGGGTCAGAAATGGCCCCATACAAACTTTATCTGAATTAAGACATATAGCGGGCATCAGTGACAGTTTATATTTTGGGGACAGTGGTCGCCCTGGATTAAAAGAGCTTTTAACTATTTTTAGTGACGGGAAGGTAAATATCAACACAGCGCCACAGTATATTTTAGCCTCTTTAATTAAACAAGGGGACACGGGTGTGCCAGCTGAAGATGCCCTGGATTTTGCTCAGGAAATGATTGAATACCGCCAGGACAGAATGCACTTTGATAAATTATCATCATCGGGGTGGTACAATAATTTGCCTGGAGCTTTAGGTATTCATTTTTATAGTTTTATAACCATTAAATCCAGATACTTTTCTGTATTAAGTACAGGCAAGCTTGGTCAAACAGAAGTAAAAGTACGGGCAATTTTAAAGTTAAAAACACAACAAAATAAAAAGAAGATAAAATTTATTCCTCTTTTTGTAGAGTATTCATAA
- a CDS encoding PilW family protein: MIDIFQKNNIERRTNKRLRAKVYIGCRTSNVKRQNGFTLLEILISLAIAGIIFFTVFAVYSNTLTLTENFNTYFKINQMAQTIMDITYQDIHSAYYKKADNSTQENFKFTTTSTLETIGDNKDCRLVLSMATTNDLTFDNSFPCMTINQVQYFLRKNNELFSLMRKQKSSQQTKWHVLEIADNIQEFSLLFLNKEGQEFEDWDSENNEFYGSALPCLVKLTLRIKEENNFSRKFVYFIPVEGWSVHQ; this comes from the coding sequence ATGATTGATATATTTCAGAAAAATAACATCGAACGCCGAACTAACAAAAGGCTAAGAGCTAAGGTCTATATCGGATGTAGAACGTCGAACGTCAAACGTCAAAATGGCTTCACCTTACTGGAAATTCTAATTTCCCTTGCCATTGCTGGGATAATTTTTTTTACTGTTTTTGCTGTATATAGCAATACTTTAACTTTAACAGAAAATTTTAATACATATTTTAAAATAAACCAGATGGCTCAAACCATCATGGATATAACCTATCAGGACATCCATTCTGCTTATTATAAAAAAGCAGACAACAGTACACAAGAAAATTTCAAGTTTACTACTACCTCTACCTTAGAAACTATAGGCGATAATAAAGATTGTCGATTGGTATTGTCTATGGCAACAACCAATGATTTGACTTTCGATAATAGCTTTCCATGCATGACAATCAATCAAGTGCAGTACTTTTTAAGAAAAAATAATGAGTTATTTTCTCTGATGAGAAAACAAAAGAGCTCACAGCAAACAAAATGGCATGTTCTGGAAATAGCAGACAATATTCAAGAGTTCTCTCTTCTCTTTTTAAATAAAGAGGGACAGGAATTTGAGGATTGGGACAGTGAAAATAATGAATTCTATGGTTCTGCTCTGCCTTGTTTAGTCAAATTAACCTTGCGAATAAAGGAAGAGAATAACTTTAGCAGAAAATTTGTTTATTTTATCCCTGTGGAAGGATGGTCAGTTCATCAGTGA
- a CDS encoding type II secretion system F family protein, whose amino-acid sequence MPVYEYKGYDLRGKSIKGIIDAPGKNAAKTRLRKQGIFISSISLIKTPKKEQKISGLNLFKPRISRTELAIFQRQLATLLNAGLPLLNALTLVIGQMKDSALKKMLVQIKERINEGASLSAAMEEQSHVFDQTITSMVRAGENSGTLELVLERLADMAEQQLALSRKVQSALAYPLLLLVAGISVIFFLMGYVVPKITKIFFDLEQALPLPTTILIAISHLFQYYWWVILMFIILSLGAVYKFSRTDKGKWIVDQLKFKTPLLGTLYNKMAIARFTRTLGTLLNNHVPLTTALHIVRNAINNVVFTEAVDLMQQKISQGENMADALHESRIFPSPVVQMASAGEQSGKLGDMLLKVAETYENEIGSRLVVITSLLEPIMILLLGGLVGFVVLAVLLPIFEMSHLVK is encoded by the coding sequence ATGCCTGTTTATGAATATAAAGGCTATGACCTGCGTGGGAAAAGCATAAAAGGAATCATTGATGCTCCGGGCAAAAACGCAGCTAAAACCAGGTTGCGCAAGCAGGGGATATTCATTTCTTCCATATCTCTTATTAAAACCCCAAAAAAAGAACAAAAAATCTCCGGTCTGAACCTCTTCAAACCCCGCATAAGCCGGACCGAACTAGCAATATTTCAACGCCAATTAGCAACCCTTTTGAACGCTGGCCTCCCTTTGCTCAACGCCCTGACCCTAGTAATTGGTCAAATGAAAGATTCTGCCCTAAAAAAAATGCTCGTCCAGATAAAAGAACGAATCAATGAAGGAGCAAGCCTGTCAGCTGCCATGGAGGAACAAAGTCATGTCTTTGATCAAACTATCACTTCTATGGTCAGGGCCGGAGAAAATTCGGGCACATTAGAACTTGTTTTGGAAAGATTAGCAGACATGGCAGAACAACAGCTTGCCCTGAGCCGTAAAGTACAATCCGCCCTTGCCTATCCCCTTCTCTTGCTCGTGGCCGGCATAAGTGTAATCTTTTTTTTAATGGGTTATGTTGTTCCCAAAATCACAAAAATTTTTTTTGATCTTGAACAGGCATTGCCCCTGCCCACGACCATTTTGATAGCTATAAGTCACTTATTCCAATACTACTGGTGGGTTATACTCATGTTCATCATCTTATCTCTTGGTGCCGTTTATAAATTCAGTCGGACGGACAAAGGCAAATGGATTGTTGACCAGTTAAAATTCAAAACGCCTCTTTTAGGAACTCTATATAACAAAATGGCTATAGCAAGATTTACACGCACTTTAGGTACTCTCCTCAATAACCATGTCCCTTTGACTACAGCTTTACACATTGTCCGCAATGCAATCAACAATGTTGTATTTACCGAAGCAGTGGACTTAATGCAGCAAAAAATCAGCCAGGGTGAAAACATGGCGGACGCCCTTCATGAGAGCCGAATATTTCCTTCTCCTGTTGTTCAGATGGCCTCAGCAGGTGAACAAAGCGGTAAACTTGGAGATATGCTTCTCAAGGTGGCGGAAACTTATGAAAATGAAATCGGTTCCAGGCTTGTGGTCATCACGTCCTTATTAGAGCCTATTATGATTTTACTCCTAGGAGGCTTGGTTGGCTTTGTTGTTCTGGCGGTGTTATTACCCATTTTTGAAATGAGTCACCTGGTAAAATAA
- the gspE gene encoding type II secretion system ATPase GspE translates to MRTSLTSLLIDHGLISEEEVKHLVQEIRDKNRSMLGYLLQSKKIREEDLLPLLAKELGLVFINKISEKEINAELVQKLPLHYLKKHCFVPLRLLENHLVLAVNLPFFDGLLADLKIIFQTDSIEFQLCPKNEIITTINRVFGQIETEPDEIIDDLNTESEDFLSELEQGSIDLLDEADDSPVIKLVNHIITQAVRGQASDIHIEPYEHNLKVRFRLDGILYDFLSLPRKIHPHMVSRVKIMAGLNIAEKRLPQDGRIEIKIGNRQVDLRVSSLPTSYGERIVLRLLEKGARLLALNDIGLNEHNLTQLKQLLTLSHGIILVTGPTGSGKTTTLYSALNHINSPGKNILTIEDPIEYRLEGIGQMQVNPKIGLTFSSGLRSMVRQDPDVILVGEIRDLETAEIAIQAALTGHLVFSTLHTNDAPSAITRLIDMGIEPFLLSTAVRAIIAQRLVRILCPYCKQQYRPSDIEAQQLGVNDKDKEITIGQAKGCEHCLNTGYKGRTGIFEFIYLNNELQSLILKSSDANVIRNKAIQGGMKTLRQDGIEKVLKGLTTVSEVLRVAQL, encoded by the coding sequence ATGCGCACATCACTTACATCACTCCTTATTGACCACGGCCTGATTTCTGAAGAGGAAGTCAAACATCTTGTTCAGGAAATCAGAGATAAAAACAGGAGCATGCTTGGCTACCTTTTACAAAGCAAGAAAATAAGGGAAGAAGACCTCTTACCATTATTGGCCAAAGAATTAGGCCTGGTATTTATAAATAAGATTTCGGAAAAAGAGATTAATGCAGAGCTTGTTCAAAAACTTCCGCTTCACTATTTAAAGAAGCATTGTTTTGTTCCATTGCGTCTTCTGGAAAATCATCTTGTCCTGGCAGTCAATCTTCCCTTTTTTGATGGTTTGCTTGCGGATTTAAAAATTATTTTTCAAACAGATTCCATTGAATTCCAGCTTTGCCCCAAAAACGAAATAATCACGACCATAAATCGCGTCTTTGGGCAAATCGAAACAGAACCAGACGAAATCATTGACGATTTAAACACTGAAAGTGAAGACTTTTTATCCGAGCTGGAACAGGGCAGCATCGACTTATTGGACGAAGCAGACGATTCCCCAGTCATAAAGCTGGTCAACCACATCATCACCCAGGCTGTACGCGGCCAGGCCAGTGATATACATATTGAACCATATGAGCACAACTTAAAAGTCCGTTTCCGTCTGGATGGTATTTTATATGATTTTCTCTCACTGCCCCGGAAAATCCATCCCCATATGGTCTCGCGGGTGAAAATAATGGCCGGGCTAAACATTGCTGAAAAGAGATTGCCTCAAGACGGTAGAATTGAAATTAAAATAGGCAACAGGCAGGTAGACCTACGCGTATCCAGTCTACCTACTTCATACGGGGAAAGAATCGTTCTAAGGCTCCTGGAAAAAGGAGCTCGACTTTTGGCTCTAAACGATATTGGCTTGAACGAGCATAACTTAACCCAGCTTAAGCAATTACTAACTTTATCGCATGGTATTATTCTGGTTACAGGCCCCACAGGCAGCGGCAAAACCACAACCTTATATTCTGCTTTAAACCATATAAACTCCCCGGGGAAAAATATCCTCACAATTGAAGATCCCATAGAGTACCGCTTGGAAGGCATCGGACAAATGCAGGTTAACCCCAAAATCGGCCTTACCTTTTCTTCGGGCCTACGCTCAATGGTGAGACAAGACCCTGACGTAATTCTGGTAGGCGAAATAAGAGATCTGGAAACCGCAGAAATTGCAATCCAGGCTGCTTTGACCGGTCATCTGGTCTTTTCCACTTTGCATACCAATGATGCCCCAAGTGCCATTACCCGGCTTATTGACATGGGCATCGAACCATTTTTGCTTTCCACTGCCGTACGGGCAATTATTGCACAACGGCTAGTACGCATTTTATGTCCTTATTGCAAGCAGCAATATCGTCCATCGGACATTGAGGCGCAACAGTTGGGGGTAAATGACAAGGATAAAGAAATAACAATTGGTCAAGCCAAGGGATGTGAGCATTGTCTTAATACTGGCTATAAAGGGCGTACAGGGATTTTTGAATTTATCTACTTAAATAATGAACTCCAGAGTCTGATTTTAAAATCATCTGATGCCAACGTAATTAGAAATAAAGCAATTCAGGGAGGAATGAAAACCCTGCGCCAGGACGGTATTGAAAAAGTTCTCAAAGGACTAACCACCGTAAGTGAAGTTTTACGCGTAGCGCAACTTTAG
- a CDS encoding GspH/FimT family protein, which produces MKISYTDTNTLKGFTLIELVVVILILSIGLGFLAPKISSGLFVNEKKSFLRKLHGALQEARNQAMLSSRPVSLTFQLKTGAGREYFWLNTHNQDTSSKRKPQRISVPEHLDIVSIITPKGVPETSGAVKFIFLPNGLNLNGIINFKDDENYFHIIIKPFARMEVASGKVTQ; this is translated from the coding sequence ATGAAGATTTCATACACTGACACTAACACACTAAAGGGCTTCACCCTGATCGAACTTGTGGTGGTCATTCTGATTTTGTCCATTGGACTAGGTTTTTTGGCGCCCAAAATTAGCTCTGGATTATTTGTCAATGAAAAGAAAAGTTTCTTACGCAAGTTGCACGGAGCCCTTCAAGAGGCCAGGAACCAGGCCATGCTTTCCAGCCGCCCGGTTTCCCTGACTTTTCAGCTCAAAACAGGCGCAGGCAGGGAATATTTCTGGCTGAACACACACAACCAGGACACCAGCTCCAAAAGAAAGCCTCAAAGAATTAGCGTCCCAGAACACCTTGATATAGTAAGTATTATCACACCAAAAGGGGTGCCTGAAACTTCTGGAGCGGTAAAGTTTATTTTTCTGCCAAATGGACTTAACTTGAACGGCATAATCAATTTTAAGGATGACGAAAATTATTTTCACATAATTATCAAACCATTCGCACGCATGGAAGTTGCATCGGGAAAAGTGACACAATGA
- a CDS encoding type IV pilus modification PilV family protein, giving the protein MKMFNVKYLYPFNSLHSTSTIPSGFTLMEVLISLAILSIALVAVLKANVSIEDTNQAAEEEIMANLLAQNIMAHIQTFGIKKYDQFPMEIEKKGLEYDIQVDATDIENLWRLKVTIYKLDATVNQLEAFFWSDD; this is encoded by the coding sequence ATGAAAATGTTCAATGTGAAATACCTTTACCCATTCAACTCTCTACATTCAACATCCACCATTCCATCTGGTTTTACCTTGATGGAGGTACTCATATCTCTGGCCATTTTAAGTATCGCGTTAGTTGCAGTTTTAAAGGCCAATGTTTCAATAGAAGACACAAACCAAGCTGCAGAAGAAGAAATCATGGCAAACCTTCTTGCTCAGAATATAATGGCTCATATTCAGACTTTTGGAATAAAAAAATATGACCAGTTTCCAATGGAAATAGAAAAGAAAGGCTTGGAATATGACATACAAGTTGATGCCACAGACATTGAAAACCTCTGGAGACTAAAAGTAACGATCTACAAACTTGATGCTACTGTAAACCAATTGGAGGCATTTTTCTGGAGCGATGATTGA
- the gspN gene encoding type II secretion system protein GspN, whose amino-acid sequence MSKSKLILLYSVLALITVTATIIFTFPFKTLEQRLSQHLSRALNLEVSLTSLAPSAFLGLKAQSLVIKTPKFPPLTLSNPNLKLNPSSLFLGIPEFNIYTQLWDGKIFINAIFDSIKNWKIGELKVELKDIRLSDSIAYLKDIYINSIDGSLDSTINLQYPKNFSLPRLGGQGNIKIINCNINFDTPLFKNILLQDIKTTIKFTIKNGVLKIKEGPVSLAGINGKIKGSIFLNKNINSSRINLAVELKIGSNLKNFPQSLKPLMSKRKKIRLNIQGTIANPKVSWL is encoded by the coding sequence ATGTCAAAATCAAAGCTTATTCTTCTCTATTCGGTACTTGCTCTAATCACCGTAACCGCCACTATTATTTTTACTTTTCCGTTCAAAACTCTGGAACAGAGACTTTCCCAACATTTAAGCCGTGCACTCAATTTAGAGGTAAGCTTAACATCCCTTGCTCCAAGTGCTTTTTTAGGACTAAAAGCTCAAAGTTTAGTTATCAAAACTCCAAAATTCCCTCCTCTAACTTTATCAAATCCGAACCTTAAATTAAATCCATCGAGTCTCTTTTTAGGCATCCCGGAATTCAATATTTATACCCAGCTATGGGATGGGAAAATATTCATTAACGCTATTTTTGATTCAATAAAAAACTGGAAAATTGGTGAGTTAAAAGTAGAATTAAAAGACATTCGCCTCTCTGATTCCATCGCTTACCTCAAAGATATATATATTAATTCGATTGACGGGAGTTTAGACAGCACTATTAATCTCCAATACCCTAAAAATTTTAGCCTGCCTAGGTTAGGCGGCCAAGGCAACATAAAAATAATTAACTGTAATATAAATTTTGATACCCCCTTATTTAAAAATATTCTTTTGCAGGACATAAAGACAACCATAAAATTTACCATTAAAAACGGGGTGTTAAAGATAAAAGAAGGGCCTGTAAGTTTGGCTGGTATCAACGGAAAAATTAAGGGAAGTATTTTCCTAAACAAGAATATTAATTCGAGCAGGATAAATCTAGCCGTCGAACTAAAAATTGGTTCAAATCTAAAAAATTTCCCACAATCACTTAAACCCTTGATGTCTAAAAGAAAAAAAATTCGCCTGAATATCCAGGGTACCATTGCAAATCCTAAAGTATCATGGCTTTAG
- a CDS encoding PilN domain-containing protein has product MLSKILTLHISSSYLNFLFVEKKWGQITDVNCWQKKLSGIKSKSELAQSIKLELEEKKLIYDCLLLSILPESYFLRQLTFPFSDKNKISEILPQELEDSLPFPLDEFYYDFIPTLKDAAQNQQILCLGIKKQEIDELVQALEDVNIYPFLIDLPYSSLLSLCSNIAEPRPKRYMLLHFEPECAFLLCIESNKLIEGHEFKWKLHKNSSPNDISNTNYSSNHDHLIDKIKISLLKADNDSIDFVIEQIIISGPYPENLPDSIEKKLSIPVQEIYKLNFHSKLFQIISKKDIPKFYPNLGLFLGFGQKAKTLNFIQNKSQYKHYYKYKDNIKTIIISLFILLASISFSYISHIYIKEKRLNQIYNKMNEVISRNFKDIQDQLTPIQYISLFKSKIQQLNINDKGLSISKVKTIEILNLISSQVPKTLAVQFKNFTADHQHIRIQGITDSFFTVDKIKKSLESIDLFQKVEIKGAKTDTNRQVAFALHIDLSCDTKSF; this is encoded by the coding sequence ATGTTATCAAAAATTTTAACCCTGCACATATCAAGTTCCTATTTAAACTTTCTTTTTGTAGAAAAAAAATGGGGGCAAATAACAGATGTAAATTGCTGGCAAAAAAAATTGTCAGGTATTAAATCAAAATCTGAATTAGCTCAAAGCATCAAATTGGAACTTGAAGAAAAAAAGTTAATTTACGATTGTCTCTTGCTCTCGATTTTACCAGAAAGCTATTTTCTCAGGCAGTTGACCTTTCCATTTTCTGACAAAAACAAAATTTCCGAAATTCTGCCTCAAGAGCTTGAGGATAGCCTTCCTTTTCCACTGGATGAATTCTACTATGATTTTATACCTACCCTAAAAGATGCGGCTCAAAACCAACAAATATTATGCCTGGGCATAAAAAAACAGGAAATAGATGAGCTGGTCCAAGCCCTTGAAGATGTTAATATATATCCTTTTCTCATAGACCTGCCCTACTCTTCTCTCTTATCCCTCTGCAGTAATATAGCAGAACCCAGGCCAAAAAGATACATGCTCCTTCACTTTGAACCAGAATGCGCTTTTTTGCTATGCATAGAAAGTAATAAACTTATAGAAGGACATGAGTTTAAATGGAAGCTACATAAAAACAGCTCGCCAAACGACATATCAAACACAAATTATAGCAGCAATCATGATCATCTTATCGACAAAATAAAAATATCTTTACTTAAAGCAGACAACGACTCAATAGATTTTGTCATAGAACAAATTATAATTTCAGGTCCATACCCGGAAAATCTACCTGACTCTATTGAAAAAAAACTCAGCATCCCTGTACAAGAAATTTATAAATTAAATTTTCATTCTAAGTTATTTCAAATTATTAGCAAAAAAGATATCCCGAAGTTTTATCCAAATCTGGGCCTGTTCCTTGGTTTTGGACAAAAAGCAAAAACTTTAAATTTTATTCAAAATAAATCACAATACAAACATTATTACAAATATAAAGACAACATCAAAACAATAATAATATCACTATTTATATTACTTGCTAGTATTTCCTTCAGTTATATATCTCATATTTATATTAAGGAAAAAAGATTAAACCAAATTTACAATAAAATGAATGAAGTGATTTCAAGAAACTTTAAAGACATTCAAGATCAATTAACTCCAATACAATATATCAGTTTATTTAAGTCAAAAATTCAACAATTAAACATAAACGACAAAGGTTTATCTATCTCGAAAGTAAAAACGATAGAAATTTTAAATTTAATAAGCTCTCAGGTACCAAAAACATTAGCTGTACAATTTAAAAACTTTACAGCAGACCATCAACATATCAGAATCCAGGGAATAACTGACTCTTTTTTTACTGTAGACAAAATTAAAAAATCACTTGAAAGTATAGATTTGTTTCAAAAGGTGGAAATTAAAGGAGCTAAAACAGATACAAATAGACAGGTTGCATTCGCTTTACACATCGATCTTTCATGTGATACAAAATCATTTTAA
- the gspG gene encoding type II secretion system major pseudopilin GspG: MKTKNKLMRTQARYLPETAQKQRQKGFTLIEILVVIIILGVLAGLIVPRLMDEPDKARIVKAKLQMGELVTALKKFKLDNGFYPSTEQGLQALVEKPTVGQEPKNYPPNGYLPKIPKAPWGNDYIYICPGEHDDFDIISLGADGAEGGDGHNKDIGSWELD, from the coding sequence ATGAAGACAAAAAATAAATTAATGCGCACACAAGCAAGATATCTACCAGAAACAGCTCAAAAGCAGCGACAAAAAGGTTTCACCTTAATTGAAATTCTAGTGGTCATTATTATCCTCGGTGTCTTGGCCGGTTTAATTGTGCCCAGACTAATGGACGAACCTGACAAGGCCAGGATTGTCAAAGCTAAACTTCAGATGGGCGAGTTAGTGACGGCCCTGAAAAAATTTAAACTGGACAATGGATTTTATCCGTCGACAGAACAGGGTTTACAAGCGTTGGTAGAAAAACCAACTGTTGGTCAAGAACCTAAAAATTATCCCCCCAATGGTTATTTACCAAAAATCCCCAAAGCCCCCTGGGGCAACGACTACATTTATATCTGCCCAGGAGAACATGATGATTTTGATATTATCAGCCTTGGAGCTGATGGTGCTGAAGGCGGAGACGGACATAACAAAGACATAGGCAGTTGGGAACTGGATTAA